The Larus michahellis chromosome 8, bLarMic1.1, whole genome shotgun sequence nucleotide sequence GCGGGGAACACACTCCGAGTATCTGGTCCAATCAGCGCCGcgctcttccccctccccgcaccctATTGGTCCGCGCTGAGGCGGGGCTGGCGGCGCTGCCAGCACGTGGCGGACTGGGCGCGGGTGACCTTGACCGGGGCGGGCTGGGGCTCCGCTGCCACCACCCTTCTGCCGTCACCACCCCTCTGCCGTCACACCTCCTCTGTCGTCGCCCCTCCTCCGCCATCAGACCTCTGCCGTCACCACCCTTCTGCCGTCACCCCTCCTCTGCCGTCACCCCTCTGTTGTCACCCCTCCTCTGCCGTCACCCCTCTGTTGTCACCCCTTCTCTTCCATCAGACTTCTGCCGTCACCCCTTCTCTGACGTCAACTCCTCCCTTGCTATCATCCCTGTGCCGTCACCCCTCCTCTGCCGTCACCCCTCCTCTGCTGTCACCCCACTGCCGTCACCTATCCAGCTATCACTCCTCCTCTGCCATCACCCATCCTCTGCTGTCACCCCACTGCTGTCACCTCTCCTCTGCCATTACCCCGCACCCTGTGATGCCGGTGGGGGacctctcccccagccctggggtgtTCCCACCACCCCGCCATCCCGGGGGGATTCTCTATGGAGGATGGGAGCCCCCTGGCCACCCTGCAGCGGGAAGGGAGCGGTTCTAGCCACCCTCCCTGGGCGGCCGAAGCCATGCCTCAAGGCGAGCAGGCATGCCAGGCAGCAGCACGGCGATCACCAGGGCATCAGGGGTTAAATCAATGCACAGCAAATTGAGGAAGAAGATTAGGGAATAAAGGGATCCCACTAAATTCCTCGTGATCCCAAGCCAAGGGGAAAATGGAACGAGGCAGCATGAATCACTCACCGGAGAGGAGCTGCGTCTCTCGGGGGGTCGGACAGAGCCGCGAAGGAGAGTCCTGCCGGCGGTgagtcctgctggcaccgagcaAGGTGCGGAGTGGGGCAAGGGGATCGTGGGTGGTGGGTAACGGGCCAAGGGTTATACTAGAACACACCTCGGAGACTGTTCTGCCCTGGAAGGTACTTGTTGAACAGTCTTTTAACTTGATCTTTATCAGTCCAGGTGTTTTTTGCTACCGTAATGTGTGGTTGGTCATCCCAAGAGGACTTGTCAcagctgtggggtttgggttCCTGTGGTTCTGCTGCTGGCCCATGTCTGATCGCTGTTGTAGGCTGGTCACGGAGGTGGTGTTCTGACAGTGCCAACACCAGCAGCAAAACCCGGGTCGGTTTCTCTGGTTGCAGTGGTTTCTGTGACATGCAGATGCTGTAGAGAAGGactttatattaattatatattaagTTATATAGTCTGGCTTTGCATACCCAATTTGTGTACATCTGCTAGCAAAGATTTTTACCTCCCCTGAGCAGTAGGAGCTGCACATCACAGCAGTGTGTGCTGCTATGATTTCAGGACTCCGGCGTGCTGGTGATGGAGAGCGTCTCTTCTTCCCCTTCACCCTTCTCCGCCAGTTCCCCCACTGTGCAGTCCGAGAACGCCACTGCCTATGACTACTACTCCGGCCTCCAGAAGAGCATGCATGTCCTCTCCATGGTGGTGTACAGCATTGCCTGTTTGCTGGGGGTGACAGGGAACGGCCTCGTCATCTGGATTGCTGGCTTCAAGATGAAGAAGACGGTGAACTCCATCTGGTTCCTCAACCTGGCCATTGCTGACTTCATCTTCACCTTTTTCCTGCCCCTCAGCATCGCCTACACTGCCCTGGGCTTCCACTGGCCGTTTGGGAAGCTCCTGTGCAAGCTGAACAGCACCATTGCGTTCCTCAACATGTTCGCCAGCGTCTTCCTCCTGACAGTCATCAGCATGGACCGCtgtgtttctgttgcttttcccGTTTGGTCTCACAACCGCAGGAGTCCGGAGCTGGCGGCCAGGATCGCACTGGGGACGTGggtcctggctctgctcctcagCTCGCCGTACCTCGTCTTTCGGGACACTGTGGTCAGTTCCAGGAACATCACCAGCTGCTATAATAATTTTGCACTGTCCGATGACTACACCTCCGAGGCAACGCGGAGGCTGTGGAGGATGCGGCATAAAGCGATGATCATAACGCGATTCTTATGCGGGTTCCTCATCCCTTTCACGGTGATTCTCATCTGCTACAGCATTGTTGCTGTCAAGCTGAAAAGGCGGCAGTTAGCCAACTCTGCAAAACCATACAGAATTATCATTGCTGTCACagtctcttttttcctctgttatttcCCCTATCACGTCTTCTCCTTGCTGGAAATATCCAAAAACTCTTCCAGTCATGAGATGAAAATGGCCCTTTACATAGGGATCCCCTTGGTTTCCAGCCTTGCCTTCTTCAACAGCTGCATCAACCCCATCCTGTACGTATTTGTGGGGCCGGATTTCAAGGAGAAGTTTCGCCAGTCCATCCTGTCGACCTTTGAAGGGGCCTTCAGCGAGGAGTcggtcctgggcagcctgaccAGCAGGCGAAAGTCCAGGTCTGCTTCAGAAGCAGAGGTCCCGAGGGTCTGAGTGGGTGCTGGTGTGGAGGtgccaatttttttctctgcaatttcCCTTCATTTCAGAGCTATAATTGCAGGACTGGGGGCTGCAAAGGGCTGTGCATGCTAATGAAGCGTGATTTGACCTTTTGGAGGTATCTCAAACCTACTATGACTTAATGTACTATGGAAATTAAACAACTAtctggagctgcagcagggtgggAAAGTCAAAGTACATTTTGCTCCTTGTGCCCCTTCCTTGGCTGCCTTGTTTCCCTGCAGCTTTTCCATCCCCTATGATCCATCATACCTGGCAAAATGTCTCCCTGGCTGGATGAGCTGAGAGGGCAACCACAGCCTGGGTGGTGGCTGCCAGTCATCAGACTTGTGTGCCTCGGCACTGCTGGTCTGTTGCAGCTTCCAGTTTTTAACAGGAAGCCCTTTAAAAAATTCGCTGGGTTTGtggctctgctggcagagctccctTTCCTTTCCACTCCTCCTGGCTCCCAAGGAAGGAGCTCTCAGTTGCTCTCCACACTGCCGCCCAGCCCGGGGTCACCTTGTACATGCCCAGGGGAGGCATGTGGGGACAAACCCTGTTTGTGTCTCTGTTGGGTTCACCTGCCTGCAGTGCATTTGCACATGGCGAGCCGAGGGGAGAGTTTGTTCCCTGCCCTTGCCAGACTTTCCTGGCAGCTCATCTTTGCTGGGGTTCCACCAGAGAGCAAAATCGGGTGCAGCTGCACCAGCAGAGTACAACTGTGccggcagcctgcagctgtgccagTAGTTTACGGCTGTGCCAGAGGTGTATGTGCCAGAGGTGTATGGCTGTGCCAGTGTTTTGGCTGtccagaggagaaaaggaggaagggaaaagctaTTCCTTAAGTCCCTTGTAATTAAATTggtaaagaaaacacaaagatcCTTTCCTGTGGATCATTCCAGTCTGACATATGGGCTGCTAAAGCTTAAggagaaaatagtttaaaaaatacagcttgaaTGTGCTGTGGGATCCATCCAGAGGCACTCTTACACAtgcatcttttaaagaaataggGTTAAATGAAATAGCTACATGTATTTGTGTAGGGTCTGGAATAGCTGGTAAGACACTCATCTTTTCTCTCCCCAGATGTGTGGCAGGACAAATTATTGGTTGTGCTCCGGTTACTCAGGTTTGATGTACAGCATAACTGTTTCTGAGCAATGCTTGTCTGTGGTCATGTTTGACATGTTTCTGGCCCTTAAATAGTGGAGATCTGAAGTTTGTACTGTTGGTGAATGAATATTAAATCCCAATAAACTTACGTAAAACATACCCAGCCTGTTGTGTCGCCTGTGTGATAAAACACTTGTTGATCCAATCTGACCAACCATGCTCATCTTTGGTAATAGAACACCCAGATAAAAAGATTAAATACCCAGAATTTGGAAACAAACCACTGGCATTAGCAGCAACTCTCATAACTGAAGTAGACGGGACTTGACCTGGGCGTGAGGACTTGCCTGGGGCACTTTGTCCATGTGGATCTGATTGCCAGACCGCAGTTCTGGCTTCCCGTTGGGTTTCAGACCTTTTGGTGTATTTGAAAACCAGTGgtttggagaagaaagaagagcaagTGTGGCTGAGCTGGGTCTGGTCAAGTTTCACATTTGCAAACTGCCCAGGATGAAGTTGGTGGGAGTCTTCGTCTCAGGCTTGATCAGCCTCTAAACTGCTTTAATTTTCACAAGTAGGAAATGTTGGTCACGTAAAAGGGAATGGCAGCGTTGAGGTGCTGGCATTTGCAGCCCATCCTAGGCATCTGACCGAGCAGGTGAGTGTATCACACCTCCCTCTCCTGGCCTGCCCAATCTGCCTGTAAAATGGCCAAAGCTACCATTTGTCCCGTTCATCCTTCCAGAAACCTGCCTTGGAGCCTCACTGCTCCGATGGCTGGAAAATCTCTGCCTCCCAGCCTGAACGTACAAATTTACACGTACCTCACTATTCTGCATGGATGACAATACCGAGCGAGAGCTCTCACTTGAACATGTTAGGGATTACTTATGGGTCTGCTAGGCCATGCAATATTAAATGAAGGTCGCGATCCTACAGGCATGCATGTACTTAACCTTAAATCCATGCATAAACCCGCTGAGAACAGGGAATGTAACAAGACTATCCATACGTCAAGCACGACTGAACAGAGAGATTTACCCTTTGCCACAAATTGCTGCCTGTCATCTAGATAAAGCTGCAATGTTTGCTATGCACCATGCAACGCCGGGGCTATTTACTTGGTCCTGGTGGTAAACTACAGCATCGATTGCAGTGTCAAGGTTGCGCAGACCAGAGTTTgctctttctggttttccttatCTGTTTGCAGAGCCCACGTAATTCCTTGTGACAAGAGTCTCTGAGAGTGTTGGGCCAAGGCCTCGGACTCCTGTCATGCCTCTCTCCTCACCTCGGCGCCCTCGAAGGTCAGGACTTGAAATCTTGACCTAGTTTGTGTTAggaaagaaagcaattttctgGGTCATTTGGACATGCAAGGTGGGTACAGGATTCCCATGGGACAACATGACTTAAATGAAGCAGAGTGTCTGGGTGACCTAAGGAATTACCACTGGAATACCGGCAGGTAACTAACCCACAGAGCACCATCTCCTCCCTGGCATCCCAGCCATGCCCACCATACCTTTTGTGCAGCAGCTCTGTTTCATCGGCTAACCCCATTCAACTCCAGCCCTGAGACCaagctgctctctctctctctcttgcaatATCCTCCCAGAAGTTGCTTCCACTCTAAGCGGCATGTTATTACACCTTAGCAAAACAGTGTGTCTTTACAAAGTTGAACATCCCCCTGCAtgatggggaaggggctgagaAAGCTTTCAGACAGCTACTCCTGAGACCACTTGCCAAAATACTATTGGGAGAAAAAAGCGGGAAGCAAATGTTTTATCAATGGTAATGGTCACTGCTGTGTTACAGGATGCGCTTGAGATAGAGATGGGTCTGTCCCCTAGCCTTTCTGCAACGAGAAACCGTGCTGACATCAGTAGGGGGTCAGGCTGCCAAGGGACTGGTTCCAAGATAAATCTCCCATTGTATCGAGTTCCCT carries:
- the LOC141748052 gene encoding chemerin-like receptor 1 isoform X1; this encodes MCGWSSQEDLSQLWGLGSCGSAAGPCLIAVVGWSRRWCSDSANTSSKTRDSGVLVMESVSSSPSPFSASSPTVQSENATAYDYYSGLQKSMHVLSMVVYSIACLLGVTGNGLVIWIAGFKMKKTVNSIWFLNLAIADFIFTFFLPLSIAYTALGFHWPFGKLLCKLNSTIAFLNMFASVFLLTVISMDRCVSVAFPVWSHNRRSPELAARIALGTWVLALLLSSPYLVFRDTVVSSRNITSCYNNFALSDDYTSEATRRLWRMRHKAMIITRFLCGFLIPFTVILICYSIVAVKLKRRQLANSAKPYRIIIAVTVSFFLCYFPYHVFSLLEISKNSSSHEMKMALYIGIPLVSSLAFFNSCINPILYVFVGPDFKEKFRQSILSTFEGAFSEESVLGSLTSRRKSRSASEAEVPRV
- the LOC141748052 gene encoding chemerin-like receptor 1 isoform X2 codes for the protein MHGLNRISNMTNACPSRSHITDSGVLVMESVSSSPSPFSASSPTVQSENATAYDYYSGLQKSMHVLSMVVYSIACLLGVTGNGLVIWIAGFKMKKTVNSIWFLNLAIADFIFTFFLPLSIAYTALGFHWPFGKLLCKLNSTIAFLNMFASVFLLTVISMDRCVSVAFPVWSHNRRSPELAARIALGTWVLALLLSSPYLVFRDTVVSSRNITSCYNNFALSDDYTSEATRRLWRMRHKAMIITRFLCGFLIPFTVILICYSIVAVKLKRRQLANSAKPYRIIIAVTVSFFLCYFPYHVFSLLEISKNSSSHEMKMALYIGIPLVSSLAFFNSCINPILYVFVGPDFKEKFRQSILSTFEGAFSEESVLGSLTSRRKSRSASEAEVPRV
- the LOC141748052 gene encoding chemerin-like receptor 1 isoform X3 — protein: MESVSSSPSPFSASSPTVQSENATAYDYYSGLQKSMHVLSMVVYSIACLLGVTGNGLVIWIAGFKMKKTVNSIWFLNLAIADFIFTFFLPLSIAYTALGFHWPFGKLLCKLNSTIAFLNMFASVFLLTVISMDRCVSVAFPVWSHNRRSPELAARIALGTWVLALLLSSPYLVFRDTVVSSRNITSCYNNFALSDDYTSEATRRLWRMRHKAMIITRFLCGFLIPFTVILICYSIVAVKLKRRQLANSAKPYRIIIAVTVSFFLCYFPYHVFSLLEISKNSSSHEMKMALYIGIPLVSSLAFFNSCINPILYVFVGPDFKEKFRQSILSTFEGAFSEESVLGSLTSRRKSRSASEAEVPRV